A window of the Candidatus Krumholzibacteriota bacterium genome harbors these coding sequences:
- a CDS encoding TolC family protein produces MSRKLLSVFLALSILPFASCGKSAGAIRLPEPRPLGNEFELYQPPEKSVVSEESVIEEPDGPLTLRGALALALMRNPGLKAYSWKVRESEAMRLEASLRPNPELGIEVEDAGGTGAKREFDGAIYTIQLSRLIELGGKRGKREKLASLGSEVAGWDYEAQRLRVFTDVTRAFIDLLSAQQKFEFTGELVRLSGELLKTVEKRVDSGKDSPLEKTRAEVTHSNIMIEDQRSARELDLCRRNLSLMWGVADPVFSRAAGDLEHIEPLPPGAEFAAFLKDNPEIARASAEVERQKAALDLEKKGAFPDITVSGGMQRFSETGDNLVVFGISIPFPISNRNQAGKELAGYRLAGAKEIRAAEEARVRSDLTSASSDLSGAYAEAVELRDNVLRGARSVFDASLTSYREGKLDYLHLLDAQRTLFQVRTRYIESLAQYHKAKADLERLIGRPVEDLFQSKSEDE; encoded by the coding sequence ATGTCAAGAAAACTTCTTTCGGTCTTTCTGGCCCTGTCGATCCTGCCGTTTGCGAGCTGCGGGAAAAGCGCCGGGGCGATCAGGCTGCCCGAGCCGAGGCCGCTGGGCAACGAGTTCGAACTCTATCAGCCCCCTGAAAAGAGTGTTGTTTCGGAAGAAAGTGTTATCGAGGAGCCGGACGGTCCTCTGACCCTGCGCGGCGCGCTGGCCCTTGCTCTGATGCGCAACCCGGGGCTCAAGGCGTATTCATGGAAGGTCCGCGAATCGGAGGCGATGCGGCTCGAGGCATCATTGAGACCGAATCCGGAGCTCGGTATCGAGGTCGAGGATGCCGGAGGCACGGGAGCGAAAAGGGAGTTCGACGGCGCGATATATACGATCCAGCTGAGCAGGCTCATCGAGCTCGGAGGAAAAAGGGGGAAACGGGAGAAACTCGCTTCGCTGGGCAGCGAGGTCGCCGGCTGGGATTACGAGGCGCAAAGGCTCCGCGTTTTTACAGATGTGACCAGGGCTTTCATCGATCTTCTATCGGCGCAGCAGAAGTTTGAATTTACCGGTGAACTGGTACGGCTGTCCGGCGAGCTGTTGAAGACGGTGGAAAAGCGGGTCGATTCGGGAAAGGATTCCCCGCTGGAGAAGACGAGGGCGGAAGTGACTCATTCCAATATCATGATCGAAGATCAGCGCTCGGCGAGAGAGCTTGACCTTTGCCGCAGAAACCTTTCGCTGATGTGGGGAGTGGCCGACCCGGTCTTTTCAAGGGCGGCGGGAGATCTTGAGCATATCGAACCCCTGCCCCCCGGGGCGGAATTTGCCGCGTTTCTAAAAGATAATCCCGAAATCGCGAGGGCCTCGGCAGAGGTCGAGAGGCAGAAAGCCGCCCTGGATCTCGAGAAGAAGGGAGCTTTTCCCGACATCACCGTGAGCGGGGGAATGCAGAGATTCAGCGAGACGGGGGATAATCTTGTCGTTTTCGGGATATCGATTCCGTTCCCGATCTCCAACAGAAACCAGGCGGGAAAAGAGCTTGCCGGGTATCGCCTGGCCGGCGCGAAAGAGATCCGCGCCGCCGAAGAGGCAAGAGTGCGCTCTGATCTGACAAGCGCCTCCAGCGATCTTTCAGGCGCGTACGCCGAAGCTGTTGAACTGAGGGACAACGTGCTTCGAGGAGCCCGGAGCGTGTTCGACGCGTCCCTTACCAGTTACAGGGAAGGAAAGCTCGATTACCTGCACCTTCTCGACGCGCAGAGGACTCTTTTCCAGGTAAGGACCCGTTATATAGAGTCCCTGGCTCAATATCACAAGGCGAAAGCCGATCTCGAGCGGCTGATCGGACGCCCGGTCGAGGATCTGTTTCAATCAAAAAGCGAGGATGAATAA
- a CDS encoding efflux RND transporter periplasmic adaptor subunit, producing the protein MRFWKFALLATGLLMLIIVGTQMIPRSGPPDRHDHQQVEDPHREEAVDDHSGHGHEAAEEGHEHTAAIEPPGEDPRLEEAGSHDHGAERVVHISDEDMARFGIETQIVSGGEIEMSRTVPGEIVINSDRMAHIVPRMPGIVTSVRAGLGDRVDKGQVLATVGSGALADAKASYLASIEQLGLAEAVYIREQKLREENISSEQEYLDARKALAEAKIATRSAGQKLRALGFDSEYLSRLESEPAEMFTVFKITAPFSGTVIKRHITLGEALSAEEDIFIIADLDTVWADLQIQQGDAGVIDAGQEVDIRSRSGDDVIRGVISYIDPVINENTRTALARVILDNRSGKLRPGTFITADILIASRFAGVLVAKNTVQSVDDVPCVFVREDGLFELRPVRTGRSNDLHIEILSGLLAGEAVATKNNFRLKAEIEKGEGDPSCIGHEH; encoded by the coding sequence ATGAGGTTCTGGAAATTCGCCCTTCTGGCGACAGGATTGTTGATGCTGATAATAGTCGGTACGCAGATGATCCCGAGATCCGGGCCGCCTGACAGGCATGACCATCAGCAGGTCGAAGATCCGCATCGGGAAGAGGCGGTGGACGATCACAGCGGGCATGGCCACGAGGCGGCCGAAGAGGGCCATGAGCATACTGCCGCGATCGAACCGCCTGGCGAAGATCCGCGTCTGGAAGAGGCCGGCTCGCACGATCACGGCGCCGAAAGGGTCGTTCACATATCGGACGAAGATATGGCGAGGTTCGGGATCGAGACGCAGATCGTATCGGGCGGAGAAATCGAGATGAGCAGGACTGTTCCCGGCGAGATCGTCATCAACTCGGACAGGATGGCCCATATCGTTCCGCGCATGCCCGGGATAGTGACATCGGTCCGGGCAGGTCTCGGCGACCGGGTCGATAAGGGGCAGGTCCTCGCCACGGTGGGGAGCGGCGCGCTTGCCGACGCGAAGGCGTCGTACCTTGCGTCGATCGAACAGTTGGGCCTGGCCGAGGCTGTATATATCCGCGAACAAAAGCTTCGAGAGGAGAATATCTCTTCGGAGCAGGAATACCTCGACGCGAGGAAGGCCCTGGCCGAGGCGAAGATAGCGACGCGAAGCGCCGGGCAGAAACTCCGCGCCCTCGGATTCGACAGCGAGTATCTCAGCCGGCTTGAGTCTGAACCGGCCGAGATGTTTACCGTTTTCAAGATAACCGCGCCTTTCAGCGGGACTGTCATCAAAAGACATATAACGCTCGGAGAGGCGTTGAGCGCCGAAGAGGATATTTTTATAATCGCCGACCTTGACACTGTCTGGGCCGATCTTCAAATACAGCAGGGCGACGCGGGAGTGATAGATGCCGGCCAGGAGGTGGACATCAGATCGAGATCGGGAGACGATGTCATCAGAGGAGTGATCAGCTACATCGATCCGGTGATAAACGAAAATACCAGGACAGCGCTGGCAAGGGTGATCCTCGACAACCGTTCGGGAAAGCTCAGGCCCGGCACTTTCATCACGGCGGATATTCTGATAGCGAGCCGATTCGCCGGCGTGCTTGTAGCGAAAAACACCGTGCAGAGCGTTGACGACGTGCCTTGCGTCTTCGTCAGGGAAGATGGCCTCTTCGAACTCAGGCCGGTCAGGACCGGGCGATCGAACGACCTGCATATCGAGATCCTCTCCGGCCTTCTCGCCGGGGAAGCGGTCGCGACGAAAAACAACTTCCGGCTCAAGGCGGAGATCGAAAAGGGAGAAGGGGACCCTTCGTGCATTGGTCATGAGCATTAA
- a CDS encoding efflux RND transporter permease subunit has product MITKSIQMALRHKWLVVTGFIGVCLAGAISLANMPIDAFPDISPNLVQVFAELEGMAPEEVEQFVTRPVEVAMRGIPGVRKIRSISSLGLSTVNIYFEDDVDIYLARQLVSERIKEAQEGIPGGVNMPHGIEMGAVASGMGHILAYYLEAEKTGLTEQRTLQDWVIKRDLQTVPGVAKIISQGGYERQYQIRVSPDLLLEYGLTIDDIVSAIRENNLNLGAGIIEKGSEELVVRTIGMIETVADIENTVVCARDGSPIYIKNVATVEFGEAFRRGVGILNGGKEIVTGSVYKLHGANSFEVIDRLKKRIDEINSTLPGGVRMEIFYDQSALVSNSINTVRNSLALGLVLVCLVSFLFLGDFRNALIVLCSLPFSTLFAFILMKQAAIPGDLISFGGIAIALGMIVDATIIIVEKIYSTFGDTAKGSPIESSILAAAGEVGRPIFFAIVIIITVFLPIFTLGEVEGKMFRPLAFAVSTTMVGSLIYALVIAPVFYQMLHGKRHGVKKGREVPAALIDRYRSILLYSLERRKLVVTVISVLVAAGIIVFSLLGREFVPTLQEGSVQVLAYMNPNISLEEIEAATGEISRDIMSFPEVRNVIADIGYGEVGPHMHHTNYACMTVTLRPKNKWKTSRNQEELVERIDQRLSGYPGVSFSFSQPIKHEVDGLVGGSGSTVVAKLFGHDMSLLREKAAEIVSALGDVEGVADMRIEQVDGQTQLQIEMDRARIARHGLSSLDVQLAVQRALAGEEAGKVFEGEKIFAITVRYEEDYRGDIGDIEELLLRTPAGYNVPLKELARIEAVTGLRQISREDTRRYISIQCNVRGRDAGSFVRDAQKAVDAGVSIPAGYMLAWGGQFELQQAANRRLGLIIPLTLLLVLMMLYGLFNSFSDVLLIMLNIPLALVGGVFALLLFRENVSIPSSIGFIALFGIALTDGLVLVSRFDHLRKKGMELREAVITGCMSKLRPVLMTTITTALGLMPLVIASGTGSEIQRPLAVVVIGGLVSSTILTLIVLPTLYEWVTRRRGAGAKDRRNNRSGMAG; this is encoded by the coding sequence ATGATCACAAAATCAATACAGATGGCGCTCAGGCACAAGTGGCTCGTCGTGACGGGGTTTATCGGGGTCTGCCTTGCCGGGGCGATATCCCTGGCAAATATGCCGATCGACGCTTTTCCCGATATAAGCCCGAACCTCGTCCAGGTATTCGCCGAACTTGAGGGTATGGCGCCGGAAGAGGTCGAACAGTTCGTGACAAGGCCGGTCGAAGTGGCGATGAGGGGGATACCGGGGGTGAGGAAGATCCGTTCGATATCCTCTCTCGGGCTCTCCACCGTCAATATCTATTTCGAAGATGATGTCGACATCTACCTCGCGCGGCAGCTCGTCTCGGAAAGGATCAAGGAGGCGCAGGAAGGTATCCCAGGTGGGGTCAATATGCCGCACGGGATCGAGATGGGAGCTGTGGCAAGCGGGATGGGGCATATCCTCGCCTATTATCTCGAAGCGGAAAAGACCGGCCTCACCGAGCAGCGCACCCTGCAGGACTGGGTGATCAAACGCGATCTTCAGACCGTGCCGGGAGTGGCGAAGATCATCAGCCAGGGGGGATACGAAAGGCAGTACCAGATCAGGGTCTCGCCGGATCTTCTACTCGAATACGGCCTCACGATCGACGATATCGTAAGCGCGATCAGGGAAAACAATCTCAATCTCGGCGCCGGGATAATCGAAAAAGGCTCGGAAGAGCTGGTGGTCAGGACGATCGGCATGATCGAGACGGTCGCTGATATAGAGAACACGGTGGTCTGCGCGCGGGATGGATCGCCGATATATATAAAGAACGTAGCCACCGTCGAATTCGGCGAGGCGTTCAGAAGAGGGGTCGGGATCCTCAACGGCGGGAAGGAGATCGTCACGGGAAGCGTCTACAAGCTGCACGGAGCGAATTCGTTCGAAGTGATCGACCGCCTGAAAAAGAGGATCGACGAGATAAACTCCACCCTTCCCGGCGGCGTACGGATGGAGATCTTTTACGATCAGTCGGCCCTTGTCAGCAACAGCATCAATACCGTCAGAAACTCTCTCGCCCTGGGCCTGGTGCTGGTATGCCTCGTCTCCTTTCTTTTTCTTGGGGATTTCCGTAACGCACTTATAGTCCTCTGCTCCCTTCCATTTTCCACGCTCTTCGCCTTCATCCTGATGAAACAGGCGGCTATCCCCGGCGACCTGATCTCATTCGGAGGGATCGCGATCGCGCTGGGGATGATCGTCGACGCGACGATCATCATCGTTGAGAAGATATATTCGACTTTCGGAGATACGGCGAAGGGATCGCCGATAGAGAGCAGCATCCTCGCCGCGGCAGGCGAAGTGGGCCGCCCGATATTTTTCGCGATCGTAATAATCATAACAGTCTTTCTTCCGATCTTCACGCTGGGCGAAGTCGAGGGAAAGATGTTCAGGCCGCTCGCGTTCGCCGTATCGACCACGATGGTCGGGTCGCTGATATACGCCCTTGTAATCGCTCCGGTCTTTTACCAGATGCTGCACGGGAAGAGGCATGGGGTGAAGAAGGGAAGGGAAGTTCCCGCCGCTCTTATCGATCGTTACAGATCGATACTGCTCTATTCGCTCGAGCGCAGGAAGCTCGTCGTGACTGTCATAAGCGTCCTCGTCGCGGCCGGTATAATCGTCTTCAGCCTACTGGGAAGGGAATTCGTGCCGACGCTGCAGGAGGGGTCGGTGCAGGTCCTCGCCTATATGAACCCGAACATCTCCCTTGAGGAGATAGAAGCGGCGACCGGAGAGATATCGCGCGATATCATGAGTTTTCCGGAGGTAAGGAATGTCATAGCCGATATAGGGTATGGAGAAGTCGGGCCGCATATGCACCATACCAACTACGCCTGCATGACGGTGACTCTCAGGCCGAAGAACAAGTGGAAAACGAGCCGGAACCAGGAAGAGCTGGTCGAAAGGATAGACCAGAGGCTCAGCGGATATCCGGGAGTGTCTTTCAGTTTTTCGCAGCCGATCAAGCATGAGGTCGACGGTCTCGTCGGCGGTTCAGGTTCGACGGTGGTAGCGAAACTCTTCGGCCACGACATGTCTCTTCTGAGGGAAAAAGCTGCCGAGATCGTCTCGGCACTTGGCGATGTCGAGGGAGTGGCCGACATGAGGATCGAACAGGTCGACGGCCAGACGCAGCTCCAGATCGAGATGGACAGGGCCCGGATCGCCAGGCATGGCCTGAGCAGCCTGGATGTGCAGCTTGCCGTTCAGAGAGCTCTTGCCGGCGAGGAGGCGGGAAAGGTATTCGAGGGCGAGAAGATCTTCGCGATCACGGTGAGATACGAAGAGGACTACCGCGGGGATATCGGCGATATCGAGGAGCTTCTTCTCCGGACGCCGGCCGGATACAACGTCCCTTTGAAGGAACTCGCCCGGATCGAGGCGGTGACAGGCCTGAGGCAGATATCGAGGGAGGATACGAGGCGTTATATCTCGATCCAGTGCAACGTGCGCGGCCGAGACGCGGGAAGTTTCGTTCGCGACGCGCAGAAGGCCGTGGATGCGGGAGTCAGCATCCCGGCCGGGTACATGCTCGCCTGGGGCGGCCAGTTCGAACTTCAGCAGGCGGCGAACAGAAGGCTCGGCCTTATCATCCCGCTGACCCTGCTTCTTGTCCTGATGATGCTATACGGCCTTTTCAATTCATTCAGCGACGTCCTTCTGATAATGCTCAATATTCCGCTCGCCCTTGTCGGGGGAGTATTCGCCCTTCTTCTGTTCAGGGAGAATGTAAGCATTCCTTCGTCGATAGGATTCATAGCCCTGTTCGGGATCGCGCTCACTGACGGGCTCGTTCTCGTCTCGCGTTTCGACCACCTGAGGAAAAAGGGGATGGAGCTGAGAGAGGCGGTGATCACCGGGTGCATGTCAAAACTGCGGCCGGTCCTTATGACGACTATAACGACGGCGCTCGGCCTTATGCCTCTTGTGATCGCGTCAGGCACCGGTTCGGAGATACAGAGGCCGCTTGCCGTCGTCGTCATCGGAGGACTCGTCTCTTCGACGATCCTCACGCTGATCGTCCTGCCGACTCTTTATGAGTGGGTCACGCGGAGAAGAGGTGCGGGCGCGAAAGACAGGAGAAATAACAGATCTGGGATGGCAGGATAA
- a CDS encoding T9SS type A sorting domain-containing protein, with amino-acid sequence MKAVSKLLFFVLCLSLILPLSSEAATVIMNDNGFLYVVGDFPYMEPGDLLGGVGFISSTVPEINVDLLSSEMTWSISSMVVTEQFVVGSRIYTNFTGGAVKIAVDPSMNGSYELDPDISAIPTTFEDGEIFLSGTITSAYMSYDLTYQNGALVTLVNFTNGTGLAELEEPNGNIVEFTFGPDDPNIPDGFSLQAIGQISAPALCTVGGNVSFIYNPATCQKCLGITRLALEYSGSGDLSSVVLTGGVQYEVFGNLLVLTPCEFDEYLPGNTKISIGCEDTDIHTSCSRPIQVGNVIDDFTVTDVQKVIIPCEDANCDGIVKLVLEYIGTGDPSTVTVSDGAVATVEGNIITITATEAQLHGNTTIAVGCDAVTIHTSCSQPLEEGFVFEDFVVLDVEEFFCPGGDDYSATSGPVVGVTVDIVDGEGNTHSTLTDESGNYHFFDVATDSIAVSVIVPLGYYPESPTEVDIVCQPGDHAVVDFLFERLATQDCPRSTGFWKHQITCALQGKQKGVQVPADLLLEYFVTIHSRFDQYFEIFIPVVTLEDFSSIFSLKKPTMYEKARKEFAGLLLNVVSGRLSSWQFISTDQATVSQAITFISQLLVDDNPSNDELAKDIAEMLNHDEIVAAGLIPLDIDYIAYRRGNDTPGAVTNVSNFPNPFNPMTTISYEIENQAPVTIAVYNVAGQRIKTLVSNIVQSGFNTVQWDGRDSNGDHLSSGIYFYSIKAGNETVTRRMVLLR; translated from the coding sequence ATGAAAGCTGTGTCAAAACTCCTGTTTTTTGTTCTCTGTCTCTCCCTGATCCTTCCACTTTCATCAGAGGCAGCCACTGTCATAATGAATGACAACGGGTTTCTCTATGTCGTCGGAGATTTTCCATATATGGAACCTGGCGACCTTCTTGGTGGAGTGGGCTTTATAAGCTCCACAGTGCCGGAGATCAATGTCGATCTGCTGTCCAGCGAGATGACATGGAGCATCAGTTCGATGGTCGTGACGGAACAGTTCGTCGTCGGATCAAGGATTTATACCAATTTTACCGGCGGCGCGGTAAAGATCGCCGTCGACCCATCGATGAACGGGTCATACGAGCTCGATCCCGATATCAGCGCAATACCCACTACCTTCGAGGATGGAGAGATCTTCCTGTCCGGGACGATAACTTCCGCTTATATGTCGTATGATCTCACCTATCAGAACGGAGCCCTGGTCACCCTTGTAAATTTCACCAACGGTACGGGGTTGGCCGAACTTGAAGAACCGAATGGAAATATTGTCGAGTTCACTTTCGGCCCGGACGATCCCAATATCCCCGACGGTTTCTCTCTCCAGGCGATCGGCCAGATAAGCGCGCCCGCTCTCTGCACGGTGGGGGGTAACGTAAGTTTCATATACAATCCGGCTACCTGCCAGAAGTGCCTTGGTATAACAAGGCTTGCCCTTGAATACAGTGGCAGTGGAGATCTTTCTTCCGTCGTGTTGACCGGCGGCGTGCAGTATGAAGTGTTCGGCAATCTGCTGGTGCTTACTCCCTGCGAGTTCGACGAATATCTCCCCGGAAACACGAAGATAAGCATCGGGTGCGAGGATACCGATATCCACACATCTTGTTCGAGGCCTATCCAGGTCGGTAATGTCATCGATGATTTTACGGTGACGGACGTTCAAAAGGTGATCATCCCCTGCGAGGACGCGAACTGCGATGGTATAGTCAAACTCGTCCTTGAATATATAGGCACAGGTGATCCTTCAACGGTAACCGTGTCCGATGGCGCTGTCGCCACTGTCGAGGGAAATATCATCACGATAACGGCGACCGAAGCGCAGCTGCACGGGAACACGACGATCGCGGTCGGATGCGATGCGGTCACGATTCACACGTCATGCTCGCAGCCTCTTGAAGAGGGTTTTGTCTTCGAAGATTTTGTGGTCCTCGATGTCGAAGAATTTTTCTGCCCGGGCGGTGACGATTATTCGGCTACGAGCGGGCCGGTCGTTGGCGTCACGGTTGATATCGTTGACGGCGAAGGAAACACCCATTCGACTCTGACAGATGAGTCGGGCAACTATCACTTCTTCGACGTCGCGACCGATTCGATAGCTGTCAGCGTCATAGTGCCTCTCGGGTACTATCCGGAATCGCCGACTGAAGTCGATATCGTCTGCCAGCCAGGCGATCACGCCGTCGTCGATTTTCTGTTCGAACGCCTCGCGACCCAGGACTGCCCCCGGAGCACCGGATTCTGGAAACACCAGATCACATGCGCTCTGCAGGGCAAGCAGAAGGGCGTCCAGGTCCCGGCCGATTTGCTCCTTGAATATTTCGTGACGATCCATTCAAGATTCGACCAGTACTTCGAGATATTCATTCCTGTCGTGACCCTTGAGGATTTCAGCAGCATCTTCTCGCTGAAAAAACCGACGATGTACGAGAAAGCGCGCAAGGAATTCGCCGGCCTGCTTCTCAACGTCGTCTCGGGAAGGCTGAGTTCATGGCAGTTCATCAGCACGGATCAGGCAACGGTAAGCCAGGCGATAACTTTCATTTCGCAGCTCCTCGTCGATGATAATCCGTCGAATGACGAGCTGGCGAAGGATATCGCAGAGATGCTCAACCATGACGAGATCGTAGCGGCGGGCCTGATCCCTCTCGATATCGACTACATAGCCTATCGCAGAGGGAACGATACGCCGGGCGCCGTCACGAACGTCTCGAATTTCCCCAACCCGTTCAACCCGATGACTACTATCAGCTACGAGATCGAGAACCAGGCTCCAGTGACGATAGCGGTATATAACGTCGCCGGACAGAGGATCAAGACGCTCGTTTCGAACATCGTCCAGAGCGGATTCAACACGGTCCAGTGGGACGGCAGAGACAGCAATGGCGATCATCTCTCGTCGGGGATCTATTTTTACAGCATCAAGGCGGGGAATGAAACAGTAACGAGAAGAATGGTACTTCTCAGATAA
- a CDS encoding alkaline phosphatase family protein yields MTVRRFLASIFLLLSAVVCSGSDCLSGRPFINAPAAEPFSYIIHISIDGLRPDAVTSLGPLGAPNLFRLRVEGALTDNARTDYDVTVTLPNHICMLTGRAVLGPEGHGVDFNYDDGSTVAETHGTYVASVFDVVSDHGLKAALYASKDKFALIDRSWNGVNGAEDTVGADDGRDKIDRYIYQLDISALTDSVLSSLETGGHRYNFIHYGDPDAAGHSSGWKSIEYLDAVQAVDSQIGRIFDLLDADPLFQGNTAVIITSDHGGLGYDHSDPAISDDYTVPVYVWGPGIPAGVDLYTLNISSREDPGSARPDYEAVPQPLRNSGTGNLALHLLGLPPVPGSSVNAEQDLATSPAGEDLPAVMITSPVNGAVYSPLDTAVFEVDASAVSGGIAKVEFFANWEKLGEDLSFPYRFEWNGVPLGEYRITARAVKENGIASSNGIRIEVFDPYTGDDSDPLPKAPVAVYPNPFRSLARIEYTIESPAVVSLSVYDLAGRRVRYHSLGPRGKGRHSAFFNASTLGPGVYFFRLKIGAGVETGKLMIIR; encoded by the coding sequence ATGACGGTTCGGAGATTCCTTGCGTCGATCTTCCTGCTTCTTTCGGCAGTGGTATGCTCCGGCAGTGACTGTCTTTCCGGCCGTCCCTTTATCAATGCCCCGGCGGCGGAGCCGTTTTCATATATCATCCACATCAGTATCGACGGCCTGCGGCCGGACGCTGTGACTTCGCTCGGACCTCTCGGCGCTCCGAACCTCTTTCGCTTGCGGGTCGAGGGCGCGCTGACCGATAACGCGCGGACAGATTATGACGTCACCGTGACCCTTCCAAATCATATCTGCATGCTGACAGGCAGGGCGGTCCTTGGGCCTGAGGGGCATGGAGTGGATTTCAACTATGACGATGGCAGTACGGTGGCCGAAACGCACGGCACATATGTCGCCAGCGTCTTCGATGTGGTAAGCGATCATGGCCTGAAAGCCGCCCTCTACGCCAGCAAGGACAAATTCGCCCTGATCGACAGAAGCTGGAACGGGGTAAATGGAGCAGAAGATACCGTCGGTGCCGATGACGGCCGCGACAAGATAGACAGGTATATCTACCAGCTCGATATCTCCGCTCTGACCGATTCGGTACTTTCATCTCTTGAGACGGGGGGCCATCGGTACAACTTCATTCATTACGGAGATCCCGATGCCGCCGGTCATTCGTCCGGCTGGAAAAGCATCGAGTATCTCGATGCCGTCCAGGCTGTCGACTCGCAGATCGGCAGGATCTTTGACCTGCTCGATGCCGATCCCCTTTTCCAGGGAAATACCGCTGTCATAATCACATCCGATCATGGGGGGCTTGGGTACGATCACAGCGACCCGGCGATCAGCGACGATTATACCGTACCGGTCTATGTATGGGGCCCGGGGATCCCCGCCGGCGTCGATCTGTACACGCTGAATATCTCCAGCCGTGAGGATCCGGGGTCGGCAAGGCCCGATTACGAGGCTGTTCCGCAGCCGCTGAGGAATTCAGGCACAGGCAACCTCGCGCTTCATCTTCTCGGCCTTCCACCAGTCCCCGGTTCCTCGGTCAACGCGGAACAGGACCTCGCCACCAGTCCGGCCGGAGAAGACCTTCCCGCCGTCATGATCACGAGCCCGGTTAACGGGGCTGTATATTCGCCTCTCGATACAGCCGTCTTCGAGGTGGACGCTTCGGCGGTCTCCGGGGGAATCGCGAAAGTCGAATTTTTCGCGAACTGGGAGAAGCTCGGAGAGGATCTTTCATTCCCCTATCGATTCGAGTGGAATGGAGTCCCTCTCGGCGAGTACCGGATAACAGCCAGGGCGGTGAAGGAGAATGGTATCGCCTCCAGCAATGGAATCAGGATCGAGGTCTTCGATCCGTATACCGGTGACGACAGCGATCCTCTCCCGAAAGCGCCGGTCGCCGTTTATCCCAATCCTTTCAGATCTTTGGCAAGGATAGAATACACGATTGAGAGTCCCGCCGTTGTGAGTCTCTCCGTTTACGACCTGGCCGGGCGCCGGGTAAGGTATCACTCGCTGGGCCCGCGCGGGAAGGGAAGGCACAGCGCCTTTTTCAATGCTTCAACGCTTGGGCCAGGTGTGTATTTTTTCCGGCTGAAGATCGGCGCGGGAGTCGAAACCGGCAAATTGATGATCATCAGATAG
- a CDS encoding rubredoxin, with translation MKKWRCTICDYIYDPEIGDPDAGIDPGTSFEDIPDSWVCPECGVGKDMFEKV, from the coding sequence ATGAAAAAATGGAGATGTACGATCTGCGATTATATTTATGATCCCGAGATCGGCGATCCTGATGCCGGCATTGATCCAGGCACATCATTCGAGGATATTCCGGATAGCTGGGTATGTCCGGAATGCGGTGTAGGCAAAGATATGTTCGAGAAAGTCTGA
- a CDS encoding ferritin family protein yields MGITFNADEVFEMGMDIEKNGEAYYKKAAELAKDPKVKKVFEYLAKEEKSHWEIFKKLRDTLGGDSATPTVMDPEGVNNLYLEALVKSRLFSNEKEAEQVAEKAADAIDALNAALIFEKDTILFFSTMKSMTRADLGSEKINLLIAEEQKHIIRISEEIKKLS; encoded by the coding sequence ATGGGAATCACTTTCAACGCGGATGAAGTATTCGAGATGGGAATGGATATCGAGAAGAACGGCGAAGCCTATTACAAAAAGGCCGCCGAACTGGCCAAGGACCCGAAGGTGAAAAAGGTCTTTGAATACCTTGCTAAAGAGGAAAAATCCCATTGGGAGATATTCAAGAAACTTCGCGACACGCTGGGCGGCGACTCAGCCACTCCTACGGTCATGGACCCGGAAGGAGTAAACAACCTTTATCTTGAAGCGCTCGTCAAATCGCGTCTTTTCTCCAACGAGAAAGAGGCCGAACAGGTCGCCGAAAAAGCTGCTGACGCTATCGACGCGCTCAATGCGGCGTTGATCTTTGAAAAGGATACGATCCTGTTCTTCTCCACTATGAAATCAATGACGAGGGCTGACCTTGGCTCCGAAAAGATCAACCTTCTCATCGCCGAGGAACAGAAACATATAATCAGGATATCCGAGGAGATCAAAAAGCTCTCGTAA